One window of the Thermodesulfomicrobium sp. WS genome contains the following:
- the cobI gene encoding precorrin-2 C(20)-methyltransferase: MYPGELIGIGVGPGDPKLITLAAVQALGQCTHVFAAASSSAEDSIALSIARPHLPPDTPVTLLRFPMTTQESTLQAAWQENAHQVATAVRQGERCAFLTLGDPLLYSTFGYLLRTLLAQDPQFPVLVIPGITSFQAAAARMRVPLAEGRERLLILPAVRGAEEVHGALAATESLVILKAGKRFAQIHKALTAAGAAERSHLATAVGLPGEHICLDLPADGAPRPYLTLVLVPSAERTAPPPKTSDSEPQP, translated from the coding sequence ATGTATCCCGGCGAACTCATCGGCATCGGGGTCGGCCCTGGCGACCCCAAGCTCATCACCCTGGCGGCCGTCCAGGCCCTTGGTCAATGCACCCACGTCTTTGCCGCAGCCTCCAGCAGCGCCGAAGACTCCATCGCCCTGTCCATCGCCCGGCCCCACCTGCCCCCAGACACGCCAGTGACGCTGCTGCGCTTTCCCATGACCACCCAGGAAAGCACGCTGCAGGCCGCCTGGCAGGAAAACGCCCACCAGGTGGCCACAGCGGTGCGCCAGGGCGAACGCTGCGCCTTTTTGACCCTGGGCGATCCCCTGCTCTACTCCACCTTCGGCTACCTCCTGCGCACCCTGCTTGCCCAGGACCCGCAGTTTCCGGTACTCGTCATCCCGGGGATCACCTCCTTTCAGGCCGCAGCGGCCAGGATGCGCGTGCCTCTTGCCGAAGGGCGCGAACGCCTGCTCATCCTGCCGGCGGTACGCGGGGCGGAAGAAGTCCACGGCGCCCTCGCCGCCACGGAAAGCCTCGTCATCCTCAAGGCCGGCAAGCGCTTTGCCCAAATCCACAAGGCACTGACCGCCGCCGGGGCGGCAGAACGCAGTCACCTGGCCACGGCCGTAGGCCTGCCCGGAGAGCACATCTGCCTCGATCTGCCTGCAGACGGCGCCCCGCGGCCCTACCTCACCCTGGTGCTGGTCCCCAGTGCCGAGCGCACGGCGCCACCGCCCAAGACCAGCGACTCCGAGCCCCAGCCATGA
- a CDS encoding ABC transporter ATP-binding protein — MISIDNLCVGFGRRLVLEGIHLHVARGEWIAVVGKNGCGKTTLLRTICALTRPQAGTVLVAGTCVQRMAALTRARTLAMVPQRPPTLPPLTALDVVLLGRFAHSGPFRAPSGHDRAVAEACLAETGAAHLAHRLAPTLSAGELSRVLLAQALAQETPVLLLDEPAAHLDPSWAITVLSILAKRHQTGQTIVLVAHDLNGAALYCPRFVALDRGRVVYDGPARDFFTANRLRDLYGTPFHLVRHPVADVPQALPLPVSADRTPTH; from the coding sequence GTGATCAGCATCGACAACCTCTGCGTGGGCTTTGGCCGCCGCCTGGTGCTCGAAGGCATCCATCTCCATGTTGCCCGCGGCGAATGGATCGCGGTGGTGGGCAAGAACGGCTGCGGCAAGACCACCCTGCTGCGCACCATCTGCGCCCTCACGCGGCCGCAGGCAGGGACGGTGCTCGTGGCCGGCACCTGCGTGCAGCGCATGGCTGCCCTAACCCGCGCCCGCACCCTGGCCATGGTGCCCCAGCGCCCACCGACCCTGCCCCCGCTCACGGCCCTGGATGTGGTGCTCCTGGGCCGCTTTGCCCACAGCGGCCCGTTTCGCGCCCCCAGCGGCCACGACCGCGCCGTGGCCGAGGCCTGCCTTGCGGAGACCGGGGCGGCACACCTCGCCCATCGCCTAGCACCGACCTTGTCCGCAGGCGAACTCTCCCGGGTGCTCCTCGCCCAGGCCCTGGCGCAAGAGACCCCGGTGCTGCTCCTGGACGAGCCCGCCGCCCATCTGGACCCATCCTGGGCCATCACCGTGCTCAGTATCCTCGCCAAACGTCACCAAACGGGCCAGACCATCGTGCTCGTGGCCCACGACCTCAACGGCGCGGCCCTGTACTGCCCGCGCTTCGTGGCCTTGGACCGCGGCCGCGTGGTGTACGACGGCCCCGCCCGCGACTTTTTTACCGCCAACCGATTGCGAGACCTCTATGGCACGCCGTTTCACCTTGTGCGCCATCCCGTGGCGGATGTGCCGCAAGCTCTGCCTCTTCCTGTGTCTGCTGACCGCACCCCTACCCACTGA
- a CDS encoding sirohydrochlorin cobaltochelatase, whose amino-acid sequence MTFPVRGFFVLAFLCLWMAACPAWAGHGAELPPRPAILLVAFGTTVPEARTALEHLEAQVRQRYPGVEVRWAYTARQVREKIRTQGVVVDSPALALARLADDGFTHVAVQSLHVIPGEEFHNLLTICSRMEGLPKGLRRISVGAPLLATSNDVRQLTAALTSRFANRNRREAVVFFGHGTAHGGDVFYTALDRTLQQVSPWFTVTTVEGTPSMDETVQSLAALGATQARLVPLMAVAGDHALNDMSGDDPESLASRLRSRGIKPVPVLDGLASSPDVSAIWMEHLARAWGALGLP is encoded by the coding sequence ATGACTTTCCCGGTTCGCGGTTTTTTTGTGCTGGCTTTTCTGTGCCTGTGGATGGCTGCCTGCCCGGCGTGGGCAGGCCACGGCGCGGAGCTCCCGCCCCGGCCGGCCATCCTGCTCGTGGCCTTCGGCACCACCGTGCCCGAGGCCCGCACCGCCCTGGAGCACCTGGAAGCCCAGGTGCGGCAGCGCTACCCCGGCGTGGAGGTGCGCTGGGCCTACACCGCCCGGCAGGTGCGCGAAAAGATCCGCACCCAGGGTGTGGTGGTGGATTCCCCGGCCCTGGCCCTGGCGCGGCTGGCCGACGACGGCTTCACCCACGTGGCGGTGCAGTCCCTGCACGTCATCCCGGGGGAAGAGTTCCACAACCTCCTGACCATCTGTTCCCGCATGGAAGGTCTGCCCAAGGGCCTTCGGCGCATCAGCGTGGGCGCCCCGCTTCTGGCCACCAGTAATGACGTGCGCCAGCTCACCGCCGCCCTGACCAGCCGTTTCGCCAACCGTAACCGGCGCGAGGCCGTGGTGTTCTTCGGCCACGGCACCGCCCACGGCGGCGACGTGTTCTACACCGCCCTGGATCGCACCCTGCAGCAGGTCTCGCCTTGGTTTACCGTCACCACGGTGGAAGGCACGCCCTCCATGGACGAGACCGTCCAGTCCCTGGCTGCCCTGGGCGCCACCCAGGCCCGTCTGGTGCCGCTCATGGCCGTGGCCGGCGACCACGCCCTCAACGACATGAGCGGCGATGACCCGGAATCTCTGGCCTCGCGCCTGCGCTCTCGCGGCATCAAGCCGGTGCCGGTCCTGGATGGGCTCGCCTCCTCCCCGGACGTCAGCGCCATCTGGATGGAGCACCTGGCGCGCGCGTGGGGCGCCCTGGGGCTTCCCTAA
- a CDS encoding ABC transporter substrate-binding protein, whose protein sequence is MARRFTLCAIPWRMCRKLCLFLCLLTAPLPTEAAGHPRIIALHGALAEMVLALGRGDLLVARTEADAEILPQLPSIGTHLRPNLEAILALHPDVVLTLEDAPHPELCALLQAAGIRTLALPGQSFADLFASLRRLGRELDAEAQAEAQVQAMERTLAAVAAASAARRPRVLVELRYPNLVVSGTASIVHHMILAAGGENAVTAPEKIVRLSEEELLRLAPEVCVILRGPMHPNPDPLPERGPIFASLPCVRRGLVFQAEQAAFSRPTPRAVAATQQLAAWIQHAARVLEHGEP, encoded by the coding sequence ATGGCACGCCGTTTCACCTTGTGCGCCATCCCGTGGCGGATGTGCCGCAAGCTCTGCCTCTTCCTGTGTCTGCTGACCGCACCCCTACCCACTGAGGCAGCGGGGCATCCCCGGATCATTGCCTTGCACGGGGCGCTGGCGGAGATGGTCCTGGCTTTGGGGCGCGGGGACCTGCTCGTTGCCCGCACCGAGGCCGACGCCGAGATCCTGCCGCAGCTTCCCAGCATCGGCACGCATCTGCGGCCCAACCTCGAGGCCATTTTGGCCCTGCACCCGGATGTGGTCCTCACCCTTGAAGACGCACCGCACCCGGAGCTTTGCGCCCTGCTTCAGGCCGCCGGCATCCGCACCCTCGCGCTCCCAGGTCAGTCCTTTGCCGATCTTTTTGCCTCCCTGCGCCGTCTGGGCCGCGAACTGGACGCCGAAGCCCAGGCCGAAGCGCAAGTCCAGGCCATGGAGCGCACCCTTGCCGCCGTGGCTGCGGCTTCTGCCGCGCGCCGGCCCCGGGTGCTCGTGGAGCTGCGCTATCCCAATTTGGTGGTGAGCGGTACGGCCAGCATCGTGCACCACATGATTCTCGCCGCCGGGGGAGAAAACGCCGTGACCGCGCCGGAAAAGATCGTGCGCCTCTCGGAAGAAGAACTCCTGCGCCTGGCCCCGGAGGTCTGCGTCATCCTGCGCGGCCCCATGCACCCAAATCCTGACCCCCTGCCCGAGCGCGGCCCCATCTTCGCAAGCCTGCCGTGCGTGCGCCGCGGTCTGGTGTTCCAGGCGGAGCAAGCGGCCTTTTCCCGCCCCACCCCCCGGGCTGTGGCGGCGACCCAACAACTTGCCGCCTGGATCCAGCACGCAGCGCGCGTTCTGGAACATGGAGAACCCTGA
- a CDS encoding cobyrinate a,c-diamide synthase gives MSALRALLIAGTQSGCGKTSVALGLMAALRKRGLTVQGFKCGPDFIDPGLHGLATGRASHNLDAWMLPAQALQDLFHRACAGADVAVVEGAMGLFDGHGASSRGSSAEIAALLGLPVVLVVDARAMGRSVAALVHGFATFDPNLPIAGVLANQVASSRHQAILTASLAALPSGPPLLGCLDRAPEITLPSRHLGLITAADLPQARAHLERLAQWVEASGAVDRLLALAPMQHNATAVQPAPAESPRPAVPIGVAQDAAFCFVYAENLRLLEASGARLIPFSPLRDTRLPAGIQGLYLCGGYPELHAARLAANSSLREEIRAFCASYRPVWAECGGFMYLGQSVTDAQGQTHPMVGFFQLHTVMERQRQALGYRQVTLAAPCPLGEEGEAARGHEFHYSRVCGHDPEARPLFGSSQGDTGWVKAQVCGTYVHLHLGSNPRLAAHFTAACRTCPPWPGR, from the coding sequence ATGAGCGCTCTGCGTGCGCTGCTCATCGCCGGCACCCAAAGCGGCTGCGGCAAGACCTCGGTGGCCCTGGGCCTGATGGCCGCCCTGCGAAAGCGCGGGCTTACGGTGCAAGGGTTCAAATGCGGACCAGACTTCATCGACCCAGGGCTGCATGGTCTGGCCACAGGCCGGGCAAGCCACAACCTCGACGCCTGGATGCTCCCGGCCCAGGCGCTGCAGGACCTCTTCCACCGCGCCTGCGCCGGGGCGGATGTGGCGGTGGTGGAAGGGGCCATGGGGCTTTTCGATGGGCATGGCGCCTCGAGCCGCGGCTCCAGCGCCGAGATCGCCGCCCTCCTCGGCCTGCCGGTGGTGCTCGTCGTGGACGCCCGCGCCATGGGCCGCTCCGTGGCCGCCCTGGTGCACGGATTCGCCACCTTCGACCCCAACCTGCCCATAGCCGGCGTCCTCGCCAACCAGGTCGCCTCCAGCCGCCACCAGGCCATCCTCACCGCATCCCTGGCCGCACTTCCCTCGGGCCCGCCCCTTCTGGGGTGCCTTGACCGCGCCCCCGAGATCACCCTGCCCAGCCGCCACTTGGGGCTCATCACCGCCGCAGACCTGCCGCAGGCACGCGCCCACCTCGAGCGCCTGGCTCAATGGGTGGAGGCAAGCGGCGCCGTGGATCGCCTGCTGGCGCTTGCGCCAATGCAGCACAACGCCACCGCCGTGCAGCCCGCGCCTGCAGAGAGCCCCCGGCCCGCGGTCCCCATCGGCGTGGCCCAAGATGCGGCCTTTTGCTTCGTGTATGCGGAAAACCTGCGCCTCTTGGAAGCTTCGGGCGCACGTCTGATCCCCTTCTCTCCCCTGCGGGATACGCGCCTTCCTGCCGGCATCCAGGGGCTCTATCTCTGCGGCGGCTATCCCGAGCTCCACGCCGCACGCCTGGCGGCCAACAGCAGCCTCCGGGAAGAAATCCGCGCCTTCTGCGCCTCCTACCGGCCGGTGTGGGCCGAATGCGGCGGATTCATGTACCTTGGACAAAGCGTGACCGATGCCCAGGGCCAGACTCATCCCATGGTGGGATTCTTCCAGCTGCATACGGTCATGGAGCGCCAGCGCCAGGCCCTGGGCTACCGCCAGGTGACCCTCGCTGCCCCCTGCCCTCTGGGCGAGGAAGGAGAAGCGGCCCGGGGCCACGAGTTCCACTACTCCCGCGTCTGCGGCCACGATCCCGAGGCCCGGCCCCTGTTTGGCAGCTCTCAAGGAGATACCGGCTGGGTCAAGGCCCAGGTGTGCGGCACCTACGTGCACCTGCACCTGGGCTCCAACCCCCGCCTGGCGGCGCATTTCACCGCCGCCTGCCGCACCTGCCCGCCGTGGCCAGGAAGATAA
- a CDS encoding iron ABC transporter permease — protein sequence MTAVPRPAALFAVLAMLLLSAAVALKAGSYPVRWPEVLAALTSPGNDAASLVVDLRLTRLVLALACGAALGVAGAVLQTILGNPLADPFTLGVSSGAGIGATLALVSGASGGLGVSLAALMGAAGAVAVVLGLCWAARSFSRESLVLAGIIVSTFLAACIALMKALHEDSVASIVFWLLGSLQNRSWPHVAMMLPLGLPAMAVILASAKVLDVLALGGEYAHTLGVRVAACRTLLVLAAAGLTASSVAVCGIIGFVGLVVPHGMRLLLGPRHGLLLPACAVMGGVVLLWADVAARTVLAHGAELPVGVITALAGAPAFCFVLLGSRRQA from the coding sequence ATGACCGCCGTCCCGCGCCCTGCCGCCCTTTTCGCCGTACTGGCGATGCTCCTCCTCTCCGCCGCGGTCGCCCTCAAGGCAGGAAGCTATCCCGTACGCTGGCCGGAGGTCCTCGCCGCGCTGACAAGCCCAGGCAACGACGCCGCCAGCTTGGTGGTGGACCTGCGCCTGACGCGGCTGGTCCTGGCCCTTGCCTGCGGCGCCGCCCTGGGGGTGGCGGGCGCGGTCCTGCAAACCATCCTCGGCAATCCGCTGGCCGACCCCTTCACCTTGGGGGTCTCCAGCGGGGCCGGCATCGGGGCCACTTTGGCCTTGGTCAGCGGAGCCAGCGGGGGGCTTGGCGTGTCCCTTGCCGCCCTTATGGGGGCCGCCGGGGCCGTGGCCGTGGTGCTGGGCCTGTGCTGGGCGGCGCGCAGCTTTTCCCGGGAAAGCCTGGTGCTGGCCGGCATCATCGTCTCCACCTTTCTTGCTGCCTGCATCGCCCTCATGAAGGCCCTGCACGAAGACTCGGTGGCCTCCATCGTGTTTTGGCTCTTGGGGAGCCTGCAAAACCGCTCCTGGCCGCATGTGGCAATGATGCTCCCCCTGGGCCTGCCGGCTATGGCGGTGATCCTTGCCTCCGCCAAGGTGCTCGATGTGCTCGCCCTGGGCGGAGAGTATGCCCACACCCTGGGGGTACGGGTGGCGGCATGCCGCACCCTATTGGTGCTCGCCGCCGCAGGGCTCACGGCCTCGTCCGTGGCGGTATGCGGCATCATCGGCTTTGTGGGCTTGGTGGTGCCGCACGGCATGCGCCTGCTGCTGGGGCCCCGCCACGGGCTCTTGCTTCCGGCCTGCGCGGTCATGGGCGGGGTGGTGCTCCTCTGGGCGGACGTGGCCGCGCGCACCGTCCTCGCCCACGGGGCCGAGCTGCCGGTGGGCGTCATCACCGCCCTCGCCGGGGCGCCGGCCTTCTGCTTCGTGCTCCTGGGCTCCCGGAGGCAGGCGTGA